A DNA window from bacterium contains the following coding sequences:
- the pilM gene encoding type IV pilus assembly protein PilM, translating into MPEPYANLSLGLDIGSSFTRLGLDERRVISGISGRAVIVKPIRIPTADPDELAQSVSWEAEQYLPSLDELNLDYHVISTGEDFTEVLLVAAKRERLEGHLMILRLAGLEALAIDVDSFALGNCFELAEPEAARGTVALVNVGASMTNVNVLAARSPRFTRDISFGGYNYTEALARVLSLSVADAERAKRGELPDADAAAVDAVVGETTLELVDEISRTLTHFAGTHPELVPDAVVLSGGSSVLPRIKSSFEDALAIPVRLLDPLARIDLGESGMDREDLATLAPHLAVGIGLAIRGDDPELNR; encoded by the coding sequence TTGCCGGAGCCCTACGCCAACCTCTCCCTGGGCCTGGACATCGGCTCGAGCTTCACCCGGCTCGGCCTCGACGAGCGGCGCGTCATCTCCGGCATCTCCGGCCGGGCGGTCATCGTAAAGCCCATCCGCATCCCCACCGCCGACCCCGACGAGCTGGCCCAGTCGGTCTCCTGGGAGGCGGAGCAGTACCTGCCGTCCCTGGACGAATTGAACCTGGACTACCACGTGATTTCCACCGGCGAGGACTTCACCGAGGTGCTTCTGGTGGCGGCCAAGCGGGAGCGGCTGGAAGGGCACCTGATGATTCTGCGCCTGGCGGGGCTGGAGGCGCTGGCGATAGACGTGGACTCCTTCGCGCTGGGCAACTGCTTCGAGCTGGCCGAGCCGGAAGCCGCACGGGGGACGGTGGCGCTGGTGAACGTCGGGGCTTCGATGACCAACGTGAACGTCCTGGCGGCGCGCTCGCCGCGCTTCACCCGGGACATTTCGTTCGGCGGTTACAACTACACCGAGGCGCTGGCGCGGGTGCTCTCCCTCTCCGTGGCCGACGCCGAGAGGGCCAAGCGGGGCGAGCTGCCCGACGCCGACGCGGCCGCCGTGGACGCCGTCGTGGGCGAGACCACCCTGGAGCTGGTGGACGAGATAAGCCGGACGCTGACCCACTTCGCCGGCACGCACCCCGAGCTGGTGCCGGACGCGGTGGTCCTCTCCGGCGGCTCCAGCGTCCTGCCGCGGATTAAGAGCTCCTTCGAGGACGCGCTGGCCATCCCCGTGCGCCTTCTCGACCCCCTGGCCCGGATTGATCTCGGCGAATCGGGGATGGACCGCGAGGACCTGGCTACCCTGGCCCCGCACCTCGCCGTGGGAATCGGACTGGCCATCCGGGGCGACGACCCCGAGCTCAACCGGTGA
- a CDS encoding PilN domain-containing protein gives MIRINLLVNRRVIPAPAAGAQAPTAANEPLAPTMGVGFDELDTRREEYYPVRRTGLNAFRVSLVVAGVLIVGMVVWSFLAGGGLTEERDAHGRLEGEITDAKGAAPDLESLEARRAETSANVMALQRLAEPGGAVERYIGLLNAVNAAVPKREVWLTEVRERGGSVDIRGNTYSDHSMATILDELLKSPNLSGVKPLGAKSVDLGGMKVLQFEFSARLD, from the coding sequence ATGATCCGCATCAACCTTTTGGTCAACCGTCGCGTGATTCCGGCGCCCGCCGCCGGGGCGCAGGCTCCGACCGCCGCCAACGAGCCGCTCGCCCCCACCATGGGCGTGGGGTTCGACGAGCTGGATACGCGGCGCGAGGAATACTACCCCGTCCGCCGGACCGGGCTCAACGCCTTCCGGGTCTCCCTCGTCGTCGCCGGGGTGCTCATCGTGGGGATGGTCGTCTGGAGCTTCCTCGCCGGTGGCGGGCTGACCGAGGAACGGGATGCGCACGGCCGGCTGGAGGGGGAGATTACCGACGCCAAGGGGGCCGCGCCCGACCTGGAGTCCCTCGAAGCGCGAAGGGCCGAAACCTCGGCCAACGTGATGGCCCTCCAGCGCCTGGCCGAGCCCGGCGGGGCGGTGGAGCGCTACATCGGCCTCTTGAACGCCGTGAACGCCGCCGTCCCCAAGCGGGAGGTCTGGCTGACCGAGGTGCGCGAGCGCGGCGGCTCGGTGGACATCCGCGGCAACACCTACAGCGACCACTCCATGGCTACCATCCTCGATGAGCTACTCAAAAGCCCCAACCTCTCCGGGGTGAAACCGCTCGGCGCCAAGAGCGTTGACCTGGGCGGGATGAAAGTGCTCCAGTTCGAGTTCAGCGCCAGGCTGGATTGA
- the pilO gene encoding type 4a pilus biogenesis protein PilO, with amino-acid sequence MGKRRFKDPVVQKAVLVYLIAALAAYLVFHYGVLGQYREADKVREGNARLSSELQTALADSTRAGELAAEIEANEGRIDDLRRSLPPSLNEAELIRRVTQAAQSAGIDSSFDAFDIKAEPRTENNLTIRTYEVAYITGYHEFGKFVANLSRNLPQVSLSELALVGVASPAEGRTLRGSVVLSVFSSPLAEGAAAPVVTEITSGGVVELIEPHTYDPRGKRDPFLVPGPQPGAQPTAEMANMANLYYRGMMTVDGVPAALVEDAAGFGFSLKVGDAIAGGKVVQITPEELVISSPGYGRRTLKVTQTPIPVY; translated from the coding sequence TTGGGCAAGCGCAGATTCAAGGACCCGGTGGTACAGAAGGCGGTGCTGGTGTACCTCATCGCCGCCCTCGCGGCCTACCTCGTCTTCCACTACGGGGTGCTGGGTCAGTACCGGGAGGCGGACAAGGTCCGGGAGGGCAACGCCCGCCTCTCCTCCGAGCTCCAGACCGCGCTGGCCGATTCCACCCGGGCCGGGGAGCTGGCGGCCGAGATCGAGGCCAACGAGGGGCGGATTGATGACCTGCGCCGGAGCCTGCCGCCCAGCCTCAACGAGGCGGAGCTCATCCGCCGCGTGACCCAGGCCGCCCAGAGCGCGGGCATAGACTCCTCCTTCGACGCCTTCGACATCAAGGCCGAGCCGCGCACCGAGAACAACCTGACCATCCGCACCTACGAGGTGGCCTACATCACCGGCTACCACGAGTTCGGTAAATTCGTGGCCAACCTGTCCCGCAACCTGCCCCAGGTGAGCCTGAGCGAGCTGGCCCTGGTGGGGGTGGCCTCGCCCGCCGAGGGGCGGACGCTGCGCGGGAGCGTGGTACTGTCCGTTTTTTCGAGCCCCCTGGCCGAGGGGGCGGCGGCGCCCGTCGTCACCGAGATAACGAGCGGGGGTGTGGTGGAGCTAATCGAGCCCCACACCTACGACCCCCGGGGCAAGCGCGACCCCTTCCTCGTCCCCGGCCCCCAGCCCGGCGCCCAGCCCACGGCGGAGATGGCCAACATGGCCAACCTCTACTACCGCGGGATGATGACCGTGGACGGAGTGCCCGCGGCGCTGGTGGAGGACGCCGCCGGATTCGGCTTCTCCCTGAAGGTCGGCGACGCCATCGCCGGGGGCAAGGTGGTTCAAATCACCCCCGAGGAGCTGGTCATCAGCTCGCCGGGCTACGGCCGCCGGACGCTCAAGGTCACCCAGACGCCGATACCCGTCTACTGA